One Halanaerobium hydrogeniformans genomic window, CATCTATTATTAATTCGGATTTTTCTATTTCGATTTTCAAATTAATAATAAATTCATTAATAATATTTTTGAATTTATTTTCTGTAAAAAAGTTTTCAAGGCTTCTTTCTTCTTTAAATATTTCTTCTATTTTTATTTTCTTTATTTTTTTAATCAAATTATTGCTTAATTTATTTAAATCAACTAAACTTTTAAGGCTTTGTTTTAAATCAGCTTTATCCTGATCAGAAGCATATGCTCTATTTAATTCTAAAGAAAATGCTTTTAAAAAATCACTTAATTCTGCTTTGCTTTGTTTTGTTAATAAATCAGATATTTTTTCTTCTTTTAGTTCTTGATAAATATTAATTAATACTTTTTTCAATAGATTTTTATCTTTAATTTCTTGAATAAAATCAAAATAAAAGTTCTCAATAATTTCATTTAAGCCCTCTTGACTGAGCAAATCATCTATTTGATGATTCTGGGCCAGCTCTGAAGTTAAACTAATAAAATATTGGGGAAGCTTTTCTGCTAAATACTTTGTGCTAAGCTGATAATTATTTTTCCAGGCTGGAAAATCAGATAATTTTTCTTGATTGCTGCGTTGATAAAGATGGAACTTAAGTAGATCTTTAACTGTTTTATTTAAATTTTTTTTAAATTCTGCTTTAGAAAATTCTTCTTTTAAAGTGTCATGATTAATAATATCTCTTTCTACTAACTGCGAAATACTCTTTATAAATTCATCTCTGGTCTTTATAACTACTCCACCAAAAGGACCATATTTTTTAAAAATCATTTTCAATGCTAAATTATTTGTTAAATAACCAGTAACAGCACCCGTACTTGCTGCAGCTAATATTGCTGGAATATCTAAAAGCATAATCATATCCTCCTGTAATGATAATCATTTTTGATATCCACAATTCTGGATAAGTTGTTAATAAGTTCTTGGTTTAATCCACAAAATTTGTTGATTAGATGTTGACAACTGTGGATAAAACACCTGTTTTGTTATTAACTTGTGGATAACCTCGCTTTGTAAGCTTATTTATCCCCTAATATAAGCTTTTTAATGAATTCATCGCTAAGCTCAGGATCAAAAATCTTACCCTTATAATTTTCTATTTCTTCAATTATTTCTCTGTTCGTTAAAGAAGCAAAATAATATTTTTCTTTTGTAAAAGGATAATAAAGGTGGTTTTTAAGAGCATCGAAAAAATTAACAAGCACAAAGAGTCTATTTAAATAAGAAATATTTTTGCCCGTTAAACCGTCAGGATATCCACTTCCATCAAAATGCTCATGGTGATGATAAATCAAATTATAGCTTTCTGCTAAATCATGATATGAAGCAACAAAAATTGCTGATTTATCAACATGTGTTATATATTGTTCCCACTCCGATTTGTTTAAAGAAGATCCTTTTTTTAAAATATTTTTATTAATTGCCAGTTTTCCAATATCATGAAGTTGTGCTAAAAGCATAAATTTTCTACTTTCTTCACTGTTAAGATTAAATTCTACTGCTGTTTTTTTGCTTAATTCCAATAAATTACTACTGTGATGTAGATCATTATAATTATTTTTTTCTACAAAATTAAGGTGGCTTTTATAAAAAACACTTTTTTGACTATTTCTCATATTGTAGTCAATACTTTTTAATTTAATAATAGTGCTATTAAAAATATCGCTTAAACTTTTTTGGTTATTATCATTGCATTCTATTAATACTGAAATATCAAATTCAATGTGATCTAATTTTATTTTTGAAAATTCTTTTTTTAATTCTTCAACTACTGAAATGACTTTATTCTTAGAAGTGCTTTCTAAAAGCACTGCAAAATAAGCATTTTCAATAAAGACTTTAAGAGTACTACTTTTTAAAATTTTATTGATTATTTCAACTAATTCTGTCAATAATTTTTCTGATTTTTCAAATCCATAAAAATTTTTATATAAATTAAAAGAATTAATATTAATAAATATTAATGAAAAACTCGAATCTTCTTTTTGCTCCAAATGTTTTAATTTCTTAACAAAATAATCTTTGTTATAAAGGCCAGTTAAAAGGTCATGCTCTAAACAGTATTTTAATTTTTTCTTTTGTCTCTCTATTTCACTGATATCAGTTAATGAGCCCACTATTTGCTTTACCCTATTATTTTTAATAATAGGATAAAGATTTATATCCCAAATTCTTCGTGAACTAGAAAATACTAAACTACTTTGAAAGTTAACTTTTTCTTTTTTCGTTGCACAACGTTTAATGTTTTCTTTTAACTGATCTGCTATTTCTGATGAAAATATGTCATCTGATTTCTGTTTTTTAAGATCTCTGTTATTATAACCTGTTAATTCCAAACAGCTTTGATTCATTCTTTTATAATAAAAATTATTTTTTTCATCTAATTCAAGTAGAAAAATAGCATCATTATTATAATCGATTATTTTTTGATAATCTTCTAATATTTTTCTGTTTTCAGCCAAATTTTTAACTTTTTGTTTTTGTTTTATAGCAGTCATTCTTAAAGAATTTATAAAACTATCACTATTTGAAACCTTTGTTAATACAGCATTAAGATTATTTAATTGATATTCCGATAAATTCAAATTATCATTCTCTTCACTGATCAATATGATACTGGAATAAGAAAACTCTTTCTCAGCAAGCAAAGCAAAATCTAAACCCGAAAAAATTCCACTTAAGTAATTTTCAATAATTAAAATATCGATTTTCCGGTTTTGATAAAGAAAATTGATAGCTTGAGAACTATTATTAAACTCAGCTACCAATTTAAATTCAAACTGCTCTTGAGAGCTATTAATCTTGTTTAAATATGATTTAACTTTTGCCCTTTCAATTAAATCATTTATAATTATAACTACTTTAAGCACTCTGAATTCTCCTCAATAATTAGATTTTAAATCAGTGAACACTATTAGGATTGACATGAACCAATACATCTTTTACATCATCATTTTCTGAAATTATTTTTTGTTTTACATCTGCTGCAATATTATGTCCCTGTCTAACTGTAATTCGACCACTTACAACTATTTTTAAGTCTACTATATACCGAGGCCCGTAACTTCTGATTTTAATATCAGAAACATCGATTACACCTTCGATGGTCTTAGTCGTTTTATAAATTATATCTATTTTTTCTTTTGATGGTCTTCCATCCATTAATTCATAAGAGGTTGTTTTTAATATATCATAACCTACTTTAAATATTAATACTGCTACCACTAAACCAGCTAAAGGATCCAAAACTGTAAAACCCATTCTAGCTCCAGCTATACCAATTAAAGCTGCAATAGAAGATAGTGCATCAGAACGATGATGATGAGCATCTGCAATTAAAGCTCTACTATTTATTTTTTTACCTATAATAATTGTATAACGATATAATAACTCTTTAGCAACTATAGAAATAAAAGCTACTATAAGCGCTACAAATCCAGGCTGAGAAATTTCTCCACTGATTAAGGTTAAAAATGCTTCACGACTAAGAAACACAGCGGTTATAATTAAAATAACTGCCAGAAGATTTGTCCCTAGAGCCTCTGCCTTTTCATGACCATAAGGATGGTTTTTATCTGCAGGAGTTTCAGAAAGTTTAATGCTAATTAAAACTATTAAAGTTGAAGCCATATCTGATACAGAATGAAATCCATCTGCAATCAAAGCTGTACTACCTGCAAAAAAGCCCATAGAAATTTTTAGAATTGCTAATAATATATTAGCTATTAAACTAATATATGAAACCTTTTTTCCTTCTTGATATCTATTATTTTTTTCAAGCACAAAATCACTCCCAGTTGATTATACAACTATTTATATTTTTTCTTTAATTTGTTATTTTACAAAGTAGTGTACAATAAGTTGTGTAAATAGATTTTTTTCAATAAAAAAAGAGGAATCCTTCTTTGAATGGTTGAAATATTTATTAGCGAAATAAACTCAACCCAAAGGAGGACTCCTCATGAACAGTATACCCGAAAAAAACAGTGATGGTCAAGTTGAATTTCACGATTTAATCATTGAACTCATCAAAAATTTTCTCGAGAATTTCCTCAAGGCTGAATTAACTGAATTTCTAAACTATGAAAAACATGAATACTCAGGTAGAAACTCTGGCAATAGTCGTAATGGATCTTATCTTCGTGATTTCTTAACTCAGTTTGGCAGTATTAAAGGCTTAAATGTTCCTAGAGATAGAAATGGTGAATTCCAAACTGAACTATTCCAACCATATAAACGCTATGATAACTGGCTTGAAGAAGCTATAATAAACATGTATGCTAATGGCCTTTCCACCCGCTATGTAGCTGATTGGATAGAGCAGATGTATGGACAAAAATATAGCCCTACTACTATTAGTAATCTAACTAATGTTGCTCTTGAAGAGGTTAAAAAGTGGAAAGAAAGACCACTTCAAAAACGGTACAGCGTTATTTTTATTGATGGCATGAGCATAAAAGTCAGACGAGATACTGTTGCAAATGAATCTGTATATATTATCATTGGTATCAATGAAGACGGCTATCGTGAAATACTTGATTTCTACATTGGTGCAACTGAATCTGCTGCTTTATGGGAAGAAGTACTAAGTAATTTAAAAGAACGCGGAGTCCAGGAAGTCCTACTAGGTGTTATAGATGGACTCCCAGGACTTAAAGATTCTTTTCTAAAAGTATTCCCTAAAGCGGATGTGCAGCGTTGTATAGTTCATAAAGTGCGTAATACAATAGTCAAAGTTAGAAAAAAAGATACTGATGAAATCGTTAAAGATTTAAAAAAGATCTATAGATCTCCCAGCAGAGAGTTTGCAGAAAAAGCTTTAGAAGAATTTGATTTTAAATGGAGTAAAATCTATCCTAAAGTTACTCAAAGCTGGTACGTAGATAAAGATGAACTATTAACATTTTATAAATATCCAGAAAGCATACATAAAGCCATATACACAACAAACTGGATTGAAAGAGCCAATAAAGAAATCAAAAAAAGATTAAAGCCTATGAATAGTTTGCCTAATGTACAAGCAGCTGAAAAAATAATTTATTTAAAGATTATTGAGTACAACTCAAAATGGTCTGATAGAAAGATGAGAGGATTTTTAGCTGCAAAAGATCAGCTCCATCAACTATTTAAAGAACGATACTGATTTATTTACACAAGATTCTTGACGTTATCTTTTACAAAGTCAATTTATTATATCAATTAAAACAATTAATCGCAATTATCATTATAATAAAATATAGTTTTTTCAAATAATAAAAGACTGCTCTTTAAATTAACCATTTAAAAGGCAGTCTCAAGTTTAATTGTTTTTTAAGCTTATTAATTATTTAATTAAGTAGATTTTTTTCCTATTGCAAACTCATTAATTAATTCTAATTACTTTTTAATCTTTTTTTAAAGTAAATCTAATCTTTTCCTGCTATTATGTAATTAAGCTAAAGAAATACTTGCACTTCCCTTTTAAAGCTGCAAAACACAGCTATTAATATAGATAAGAACTTAAGTACTTTTCTCCTTGTTTTTCCCGCTCTTTTCCCGGGGCGGGTTTTTATTTTTGCCCACTCTTAAGTGAGTGGGTTTTTTTATTCAAGAAATTTTTGATTAAATTCTTCAGCTTTCTGATTATAATCAATTATTTCTTCATTCAATTTTTCTGCTTCATCTAAAGAATCAATAACTTCAAATACTTTTAGAACAGCAAAGACACTCAAATAAGAATTTCTATTATCACTATCATTAATTGCTGCTCCAATTAAAGCTCCTTCTCCAAGTAAAAAAAGTGCTCCTTTTGGCCACCAACTCTCTGTATATGCATGGCCTGCTGAAGGGATTACAGTAGACATTAAAGCAGCCTGAAATTTAGACTTCAATTCTATGGTCTCTATTTCTCTTTTATCAGGTTCAAGTTTATGCAGTTCCCAATAAACATCACTACCCCTTAAAGATCTATTTTCTTCCAGATAATCTACAACTCTTTTCCCATTATTATCTCTAGCGGTAGGATCTGCATTTTTAGCCAATAGTAACTCAATAATTTTAGGATTAGAATTATTTTTTGCAGCTGACATTAAAACACTTTTGCCGCTGTATGACTGTAAATTTACAAAAGCTCCATAAGATGTTAAAAGATTTAAATAAGCAGGATCTTCATGTCTTCTTACAGCATAAAAAAGCACAGTTTCTCCTTTGTGATCTTTAAGATTAACCCTAGCTCCATTCTTTAATAAAAAGTCCAGAGCGTTTAAATTATTATCAGTTACAGCATAAAAAATTGCTGTTTTACCATTATCATCTCTCAGATTAATATCAGCTTCATTTTTAAGCAGATAATCTAATTCAGAAATATTTCTTCGGGCTGAAACAGCGTAAGCCAGTACAGTTTTACCATTATTGTCCCTGGCATTAACATCTGCTCCCCAATCAATCAGAGTTTTGATTAAATCATGATTGCTTCTAGCTTGATAAGCAGTCATTAAAGGTTTAACACCTCTATTATTACCCAGATTCGGATCAGCTCCAAACCTTAATAAATACCAGATATTTCCCCTTTTATTATTTTCTGCAGCCAAATGAAGAGCCGTATTACCAGCTTCGTTTTTAAGATTTAAGTTTCTATCAAATCGCATTACTTCTCTTAAAATTTCAGGATTGTTATTATAAGCTGCAGCATACATTAAAGCAGTCCAACCAGAGGAATCACGATAATAAATATTTGCTCCTTCTCTTCTCAGTAATCTAATTACTGCAGGATAAGGATTTTCTGCTGCAGCTGCCAGATAGGGAGTTATACCATCTTCGTCAACCATATTAACATCTGCTCCCTCAGCAATTGCGTCTGCAGCTTCATTTACTCCAGCATTTTTTATCAACTCAATAAAGCTTAGATCTTCAGCTATTACTGGATTAGTTATTAATAATGAAACTATTATAAAGAATATGCTTAAATTTATTTTAGTTTTCATATTAAAATCCCTCCCTGCAGTTTATACATTTTTTATGTTATTTTAATGGCGGAAATGTCTTTTTCCTGTAAAGACCATTGCGATCCCTAATTTATCACAAGCCTCTATAACTTTATCATCTCTAATTGAACCACCAGGTTGAATTATTGCTTTAATCCCCAACTCAGCTGCTTTTTCTACAGCATCAGGGAAAGGAAAGAACGCATCTGAAGCAACAACACCATCACGTTGACGTCCTTCTGCTTTACGACCAGCAATTATCATAGAATCAACCCGGCTCATCTGACCTGCGCCTACACCAACTACCATTTGTTCCTTAGCCATAACTATAGCATTAGATTTAACATGTTTAACTACCTTCCAGGAAAATAATAAATCTTTAATTTCCTCTTCTGTAGGAGCTTTTTTTGTTACAACTTCGAGCTCATCAGCAGTAGTTTGTCCCAGATCTCTGTCTTGAACCAACATTCCTCCCGTTACTTTTTTCATACTATAACCAGGTTTATCATAATTTATTTTTAATTCACCTGTTTTTAAAATTCTTACATTATCCCAGCGTTTTTTAAGAATTTTAAGTGCTTTTTCTTCATAATCGGGAGCAATCACTACTTCTACAAATTTATCATCTTTTGCTATTTCAGAAGCTGCTTCTGCAGTTATAGTTCTGTTTGACGCAACAATTGAACCAAAAGCAGAAAGCGGATCACCTGCATGTGCTTTGAGAAAAGCATCTTTTACATTATCTCCTAAAGCCATACCACAGGGATTAGCATGCTTAATTACAGCTACAGCTGTATTATCTTCAAATTCTTTCACCAGTTCTAAAGCTCCATCAGTATCATTAATATTATTAAAAGATAGTGCTTTACCATGTAGTTGTTCCGCAGTTGAAATTGAAGGTTCATTTGTTTTTCGTTCTAAATAAAAAGCTGCTTTTTGATGAGGATTTTCTCCATAACGAAGATCCATTTTTTTATCATATCTATCAAGTCTAATTTCTGGCATTTTCTCTTTCTCTTTATCTTCAAGAGCCAGGTCAGATAAGAAATCTTGAATTAACTGATCATATTCTGCTGTATGTCTAAATGCTTTATAAGCAAGCTTAAGCTTTTTAGATTTATTTAAAGCACCTTCAGCTGCTTTCATCTCATTTAAAATATTGTCATAGTCAGCTGGATCAACTACAACAGCTACATCCTGATGATTTTTTGCAGCAGAGCGTATCATAGTAGGTCCACCTATATCAATGTTTTCAACGGCTTCTTCTAAAGTAACTCCTTCTTTTTTAATTGTCTCTGCAAAGGGATATAGATTACAGACCACCAAATCAATCGTTTCAATATCTTGAGCAGCAATTTCTTTTAAGTGTTCTTTATTATCTCTAACAGCCAAAATTCCACCGTGAACTGCTGGATGAAGAGTCTTTACTCTACCGTTCATCATTTCCGGAAAATTAGTCACTTCACTAATATCTGTGACCTCAAGTCCACTTTCTTTTAGCAAACTACCTGTTCCACCTGTTGATATAATTTCTACATCAAACTCTTTTAATCCTTTAGCAAAATCTACAATTCCTGCTTTGTTTGATACACTTATGAGAGCTTTTTTGATTTTAGACAAATTATTTCTCCTCCTTCAAAATTTTAACCTTTCTTCCCTCTAATTTAATCCTGTTTTCTGCAATTAATTTTACTGCTTCTGGATAAATTTTATGTTCTTCTTTTAGTATTCTAGCTGCCAGATCTTCAACTGTATCATCTTCTTCAACCTTAACAACAGCCTGTAAAATGATCGGTCCAGTATCCATTCCTTCATCTACAAAATGAACTGTACATCCACTATATTTTACCCCATAATCTAAAGCCTGTTTTTGAGCATTTAAGCCTTTAAATGCAGGTAAAAGTGAAGGGTGTATATTAATAATTTTATTTTTGTATTTTTTTACAAATAGAGGTGATAAAATTCGCATATATCCTGCTAATACAATTAAATCTATTTCTGCCATTTCTAAGATATTAATTATTTCTTTTTCATATTCAATTTGATTTTCAAAATGCTCTGGATTAATAAAAATATTTTCTATTTCTTCACTTTCAGCTCTTTTTAGAGCACCGGAGTTTTCTTTATCACTCAACAAAACTTTAACTTCAGCTGGAACTTCTCCTCTATTAACTGCATCAATTATTGATTGAAAATTAGAGCCCCTTCCAGAAGCAAATACTGCAATTTTAAACACTCTATCACCCCATCTCTATTATCTCACCGGCTATTTTTATCTTCATACCATAATCTTGCGATTTCTCAATCTCTCCAATTTGATAAGGACTTTCCCCCTGTGCTTTTAATTCTGACATTATTTCTTTTTTATCTGAAGGATCTATAATCAAGACCATTCCGATCCCCATATTGAAAGTTCTTAACATTTCAAAATCATCTATTTTTCCTGCTTCCTGGATAATTTTAAATATTTTTTGTTGCTCCCATTTTGATGAATCTATTTCTGCTGCTAATTGCTCTGGTAAAATTCTGATAATGTTTTCTATTAATCCTCCTCCAGTAATATGAGCAATTCCATTTATGGAAAGATAATAATCTTCCAGGGTAGATAGTACAGATTTCACATAAATTCTGGTTGGCTTGAGCAATTCTTCTCCCAAATTATTTTCTAATCCAGGTATTTTTTCCTGATAGTCATAGCCAGCTTTATTAAATAAAGCTGCTCTGGCCAGGGTAAAGCCATTACTGTGGAGACCATTTGAAGCTAAGCCAATAATTAAATTACCTTCTTTAATATTTTGACCTGTAATAATCTTGGACCTGTCTACTATTCCAACTGCAAATCCTGCTAAATCATATTCTCCATCTTTATAAAAACCAGCCATTTCTGCAGTTTCACCACCAATTAAAGCAGCTGAAGATTCCTGACACCCTAATGCTATTCCCCTAACAATCTGAGCGGTCTTTTCTGGCTCCAATTTGCCTGTTGCTAAATAATCGAGAAAAAATAATGGCTTTGCTCCCTGGGCTAAAATGTCATTTACAGACATTGCCACTAAATCAATCCCAATACTATCATGTTTATCAAGTTTAAAGGCAAGCTTAAGTTTTGTCCCAACTCCATCTGTACCGGATACCAGAACAGGTTTTTCATATTTACCTAAATCTAACTGAAACAGCCCACCAAAACCTCCCAGAGAATTTAAAACCTCTGGTCCATGAGTTGCCTCAACATCTTTTTTCATCAAATTTACAGCCTTTTTCCCGGCATCAATATCTACACCTGATTCTTTATAATTAAGGCCCACTAGTTTTCCTCCTCAATTAAATATTTATTACTAATTGGATAATCACCATCAAAACAGGCAGTGCAAAAACCTAATTTTTTATCAGTATTAATTGCTTTAAGCATACCTGTTTGAGAAAGATAATGAAGACTTACCGCACCTATGCTTTCTGCAATCTCTTCAACCGTATTTCTACTGGCAATTAGCTCCTGTCTACGAGAAGTATCTAAACCAAAATAACATGGGTGTTCTACCGGAGGTGAAGAAATTGCCATATGGACTTCACTTGCTCCAGCTTCTTTTATTCTTGAAATAATTTGTTTGCTGGTTGTCCCCCTTACAATTGAATCATCAATCAAAATAACCTTTTTACCCTCAATAATTTCTTTGATAGGAGCTAATTTAAGCCTTACTTTAAGATCTCTAATTGCCTGAGAAGGCTGGATAAAAGTCCGCCCTACATAACGATTTCTTAATATTCCCTGGGCAAATTCTATTTCTGATTCTTCGGCAAAACCCAGTGCTGCAGGAATTCCTGAATCTGGAACTGGTATTACTAAGTCAGCTTCTAAATCCATTTCTTTTGCAAGTTGTCTTCCCATTTCTTTTCTTGCTAAAAGAACATTTTGACCCTCTATATTACTATCAGGTCTGGCAAAATAAATATATTCAAATACACATAAACTACTTTCCTTAGACCCACTATATTTTCTGCTTTTTAAACCATTTTCATTAATTATTACAACTTCACCTGGTTCTACATCTCTAACGAATTCTGCGCCAACTATATCAAAAGCACAGCTTTCTGAAGCAACAATATAGCTGTTACCAGCTTTTCCAATTGAAAGAGGTCTAAAACCCTTTGGATCTCTTATTGCAACAAGACTATCTTTGGTCATTGCAACAATACTAAAGGCACCTTTAAGCTGGTGTAAACTTTGGATTAGAGCTTCCACGATATCATCCTCTAAAGCCCTTGCTACTAGATGAGCAATCACCTCAGTATCTAAAGTGGAATGAAATATTGAGCCATTCATTTCTAAATTATACCTAAGTGTCTCTGCATTAGCTACATTACCATTATGGGCAAGAGCAAGATCTCCTTTAATACTATTTATTAATAAAGGCTGTGCATTTGCTAAATGACTGGAGCCGCTAGTTGAATAACGAACATGCCCAATTGCCATTTCACCTTTCAAGTTCAAAAGATCCTCTTCATTAAAAACATTCTCTACTAAACCCATTCCTTTATGAAGATCAAACTCTCCTTCGTGATTTGCACAAATGCCTGCACTTTCTTGGCCTCTATGCTGAAGTGCAATTAAACCAAGATAACTCAAATCAGCTGCACTACTTTTTCCATCAGCATTAAAAACACCAAAAACTCCACATTCTTCTCTCATTTTGTCTGCTCGATATTTCATTTCTGAACTGCAGACTTTTTTCTTTTGTTTATTTTGTTTGCTTATATAACTGTTATTTTTATTGGATAATTTAATTTTTAAATTAGAGAAGTTATTTATTTCTCCCATTCTTATTTTCAGCCCCTTAATTAATATAAAAATTGAATCAAAATATCTGTTGAATGTTAAATTTTATTTTTCCCAGTAATTCTCTGTAGCATCTCTATATAGCCTGACTCTACATCACCAAGATCTTTCCTAAATCTATCCTTATCAAGTTTTTGTTTAGTATAAGTATCCCAAAAACGACATGTATCAGGAGAAATCTCGTCAGCTAAAATGATCTCTCCAGAACTAGTGATGCCGAATTCTAATTTAAAATCAACCAGATCAACTCCCTTGCTTTTTGAAAAATCTCTTAAAACTCTATTGATTTTTTTCGCTTTTACTGTTATTTCATCAAGCTGTTCATAATCTGCCAGTTCTAAAATTTCAATATGCGAACGATTAATCAAAGGATCACCAAGCTGGTCATTTTTATAGTAAAATTCTACTATAGGTTTAGAGAGCTCAATACCTTCTTCAATCCCCAACCTTTTAACGAGACTTCCTGCAGAAATATTTCTAATCACAACTTCAATTAAAATTATATCAACTTTTTTAACTAAAGTTTCTCTTTTATTTAATTCTTTGATAAAATGTGTTTTAATTCCTTTTTTTTCTAAAACTTCAAAAAAGGCGTTAGATATTTTATTATTTATAATTCCCTTATTTTCAATCTGCCCTCTTTTTTGACCATCAAATGCAGTTGCATCATCTTTAAAGTAAACTATTAACTCGTCTTTGTTATCTGTTTTAAAGATCTTTTTGGCTTTACCTTCATATAAGATTTCTTTTTTCTCCATTTGACTAACCTCCTGCCAGTTAAAGCTTTTTAATTTAAATTAAATTCTGCACGCCAGTTATTGACTATTTTTTCTGTTTTTTTAGCTGCTATTCCCGTATATTTAGCTGGATTTAAGATTAATTCTTTTTGTTTATCATTAAAATTCTCCCAGTAACCTTTTAAATCACTACTTTCTGCAACTAAATCTTTTAAAGAAAGATCTGTGCTCTGAGCCTTAAGAGTTAATTTCCTGACTGCTTCATGAGCATCTGGATGACCTGCAGCAGCTAACAATATATAAAGTGGTTCAGCTACAATCATCCTTTTGTTTTGTTCAAAGTTCTTTTTAATATTTTCTTGATCAACCAACATCTTTTTACTAACTCGATTTAATCTTGCTGCTGCAGAAATTAAAGCTGCAATTAATTCTGGAACAAAACGTGAAGATGCTGAATTGGTTAAATCTCTCTGATGTTCAGAAAGCTGATCCATATAAATGGTATTCATTTGAGGCATAAAAGCTTTCCACATGCTTTTTACATTCTCATAGTTAATTGGATTTCTTTTGTGAGGCATAGTAGATGATCCAACCTGTTCTTCAGCAAAATGTTCACCTATTTCTGCTATTTCTGAACGCTGTAAATGCCTCATATCATCGGCAAAAGCAGCCAAAACTCCAAATGTTGATACAAGACTATGAATAAAGTCAGTAATTGCTTCTGCAGCAACAATCTGGGTAGAATGTTCCCCAGCTTTAAGCCCTAGTTCTGCTAAAACTTCTTTTTCAAATTCTTCTGGATCATCAAAAAAGATACTGCTAGCATTATATGCTCCAACTGCTCCAGAAAATTTCCCGACTAATTTTTGAGCTTTAGCTTCAACCTCTTTAATTCTCTCACCGAATCTGCTCACATATTCTGCAATTGTAAAGCCAAAAGTTATTGGTACTGCATGTTGACCGTGAGTTCTGCCGATCTGAACCCTATCTTTTTCTCTTTCGGCAATTTCTAACCAGGTCTTTTCTAATTCAATAAGTTGGGGAAGAATAAGGTCTTCTGCAGCTTTTTTATAACGAAGTGAATTTGCTGTATCAACAATATCATAAGATGTAGCAGTAAAGTGAATATATGGTCTTGTTTCTTTGCTAACTTTTTTTTGAATACAATTAACAAGTGCTCTTATATTATGCCTTGTTTTTGCTTCTTCTTTATAGACTTCTTCAGTATTTAACTCTTTAATGGCTTTTTCTACTTCTTGAGGAGCATCTTGCGGACAAATACCTCGTTGGGCCAATACTTTTACTAAAGCTAATTCTACTTCTGCCTGAAA contains:
- a CDS encoding cation diffusion facilitator family transporter; the encoded protein is MLEKNNRYQEGKKVSYISLIANILLAILKISMGFFAGSTALIADGFHSVSDMASTLIVLISIKLSETPADKNHPYGHEKAEALGTNLLAVILIITAVFLSREAFLTLISGEISQPGFVALIVAFISIVAKELLYRYTIIIGKKINSRALIADAHHHRSDALSSIAALIGIAGARMGFTVLDPLAGLVVAVLIFKVGYDILKTTSYELMDGRPSKEKIDIIYKTTKTIEGVIDVSDIKIRSYGPRYIVDLKIVVSGRITVRQGHNIAADVKQKIISENDDVKDVLVHVNPNSVH
- a CDS encoding ankyrin repeat domain-containing protein, whose product is MKTKINLSIFFIIVSLLITNPVIAEDLSFIELIKNAGVNEAADAIAEGADVNMVDEDGITPYLAAAAENPYPAVIRLLRREGANIYYRDSSGWTALMYAAAYNNNPEILREVMRFDRNLNLKNEAGNTALHLAAENNKRGNIWYLLRFGADPNLGNNRGVKPLMTAYQARSNHDLIKTLIDWGADVNARDNNGKTVLAYAVSARRNISELDYLLKNEADINLRDDNGKTAIFYAVTDNNLNALDFLLKNGARVNLKDHKGETVLFYAVRRHEDPAYLNLLTSYGAFVNLQSYSGKSVLMSAAKNNSNPKIIELLLAKNADPTARDNNGKRVVDYLEENRSLRGSDVYWELHKLEPDKREIETIELKSKFQAALMSTVIPSAGHAYTESWWPKGALFLLGEGALIGAAINDSDNRNSYLSVFAVLKVFEVIDSLDEAEKLNEEIIDYNQKAEEFNQKFLE
- a CDS encoding HD domain-containing phosphohydrolase, whose protein sequence is MLKVVIIINDLIERAKVKSYLNKINSSQEQFEFKLVAEFNNSSQAINFLYQNRKIDILIIENYLSGIFSGLDFALLAEKEFSYSSIILISEENDNLNLSEYQLNNLNAVLTKVSNSDSFINSLRMTAIKQKQKVKNLAENRKILEDYQKIIDYNNDAIFLLELDEKNNFYYKRMNQSCLELTGYNNRDLKKQKSDDIFSSEIADQLKENIKRCATKKEKVNFQSSLVFSSSRRIWDINLYPIIKNNRVKQIVGSLTDISEIERQKKKLKYCLEHDLLTGLYNKDYFVKKLKHLEQKEDSSFSLIFININSFNLYKNFYGFEKSEKLLTELVEIINKILKSSTLKVFIENAYFAVLLESTSKNKVISVVEELKKEFSKIKLDHIEFDISVLIECNDNNQKSLSDIFNSTIIKLKSIDYNMRNSQKSVFYKSHLNFVEKNNYNDLHHSSNLLELSKKTAVEFNLNSEESRKFMLLAQLHDIGKLAINKNILKKGSSLNKSEWEQYITHVDKSAIFVASYHDLAESYNLIYHHHEHFDGSGYPDGLTGKNISYLNRLFVLVNFFDALKNHLYYPFTKEKYYFASLTNREIIEEIENYKGKIFDPELSDEFIKKLILGDK
- a CDS encoding IS256 family transposase, with translation MNSIPEKNSDGQVEFHDLIIELIKNFLENFLKAELTEFLNYEKHEYSGRNSGNSRNGSYLRDFLTQFGSIKGLNVPRDRNGEFQTELFQPYKRYDNWLEEAIINMYANGLSTRYVADWIEQMYGQKYSPTTISNLTNVALEEVKKWKERPLQKRYSVIFIDGMSIKVRRDTVANESVYIIIGINEDGYREILDFYIGATESAALWEEVLSNLKERGVQEVLLGVIDGLPGLKDSFLKVFPKADVQRCIVHKVRNTIVKVRKKDTDEIVKDLKKIYRSPSREFAEKALEEFDFKWSKIYPKVTQSWYVDKDELLTFYKYPESIHKAIYTTNWIERANKEIKKRLKPMNSLPNVQAAEKIIYLKIIEYNSKWSDRKMRGFLAAKDQLHQLFKERY